A genome region from Jeongeupia sp. HS-3 includes the following:
- a CDS encoding methyl-accepting chemotaxis protein, whose translation MALKLDRLKNLFGKNSGTQAGKGYEPLKTTWILEKIRLPDVDEAKVLKPVPLVGHLPSRQQMAIFLLLLIASVGLFAIVAFLSFQSSNHNAERRSTATEMQMLSQRIARASTQAVQGNAEAFTVLDEAYKKFGDNLDTLKNSGAFFGLFGVGQSDLLDHIGKIWSASYAPNPSHPSVETILKQKSALISVGKSVSGINTNDAKLLELTQQFTSMLGETGGSVRELDYANQLSMLSQRMAKNANAMLAGELINPEVVFLLGKDVSTFSDILKGFNDGSEELQIRAVSSSALVDKLGEIRSLFHDFEIVVSAFSKNMQPLVNTRLANQAIVRDSEPLLKDTIELAEAYENKVGGVLTSVLELALIGTALLSLYMLVRVFNQEAVRRRVASDGENKRNQEAILRLLNEMADLADGDLTVRASVTEDLTGAIADSVNYTIEELRALITEINRATEQVTSATNEAQDVTSGLLAAAERQSNEIADTTGTVEQMVRSIQGVSGNAAESAGVAQASLLAAEKGSDAVQNQIKGMGEIREQIQETAKRIKRLGESSQEIGEIVELISDITEQTNVLALNAAIQAAAAGEAGRGFSIVAEEVQRLAERSAEATKQIGAIVKTIQTDTHDAVAAMEVSTQGVVEGAKLSDAAGAALTEIRQVTGELARLIESIAHETEDQTGLAARVNTSMRDILSITEQTSSGTQQSAQIVGQLSGLAQDLKDSVSGFKLA comes from the coding sequence ATGGCCTTGAAACTGGATCGCCTGAAAAACCTGTTTGGCAAGAATTCCGGGACGCAGGCCGGCAAGGGTTATGAACCCCTCAAGACCACGTGGATTCTTGAGAAGATTCGTCTGCCCGATGTGGACGAAGCGAAGGTGCTCAAACCGGTGCCGCTGGTCGGGCACCTGCCCAGCCGCCAGCAAATGGCCATTTTCTTGTTGCTGTTGATCGCTTCGGTCGGCCTGTTCGCCATCGTGGCTTTTCTGTCTTTCCAGTCGTCGAATCACAACGCCGAAAGGCGCTCGACCGCGACCGAAATGCAGATGTTGTCGCAGCGGATTGCCCGGGCTTCGACGCAGGCGGTGCAGGGTAACGCCGAGGCATTTACGGTGCTCGACGAGGCCTACAAGAAGTTTGGCGACAACCTCGATACCCTCAAGAACAGCGGTGCGTTTTTCGGTCTGTTCGGCGTGGGCCAGAGCGATCTGCTCGACCATATCGGCAAAATCTGGAGCGCGAGCTATGCGCCGAACCCGAGCCACCCGAGCGTCGAGACCATCCTGAAGCAGAAGAGCGCGCTGATTTCGGTGGGCAAGAGCGTTAGCGGCATCAACACCAACGATGCCAAGCTGCTTGAGCTGACTCAGCAGTTCACCTCGATGCTGGGCGAAACCGGCGGCAGTGTCCGCGAGCTCGATTACGCCAATCAGTTGTCGATGTTGAGCCAGCGGATGGCCAAGAATGCCAACGCCATGCTGGCGGGCGAGTTGATCAATCCCGAGGTGGTATTCCTGCTCGGCAAGGACGTATCGACCTTCTCGGATATTCTCAAGGGCTTTAATGACGGCAGCGAAGAGCTGCAGATCCGGGCGGTATCCAGCTCGGCACTGGTCGACAAGCTTGGCGAAATCCGCTCGCTGTTCCACGACTTCGAGATCGTCGTGAGCGCTTTCTCGAAGAATATGCAGCCGCTGGTGAATACGCGCCTGGCCAATCAGGCCATCGTTCGCGATTCTGAGCCGCTGCTGAAGGACACCATCGAGTTGGCCGAGGCCTATGAAAACAAGGTCGGTGGCGTACTGACCTCGGTACTGGAGCTGGCGCTGATCGGCACTGCGCTGCTGTCGCTGTACATGCTGGTGCGCGTATTCAACCAGGAAGCCGTGCGTCGCCGTGTGGCGTCCGATGGCGAGAACAAGCGGAACCAGGAGGCGATTTTGCGCCTGCTGAACGAAATGGCCGATCTAGCCGATGGTGACCTGACCGTGCGTGCGTCGGTAACCGAGGATCTGACCGGTGCGATCGCCGACTCGGTCAACTACACGATTGAAGAGCTGCGTGCGCTGATTACCGAGATCAACCGGGCGACCGAGCAGGTGACCAGCGCAACCAACGAAGCGCAGGACGTGACCAGCGGCCTCCTGGCTGCGGCCGAACGCCAGTCGAATGAAATTGCCGATACCACCGGTACCGTTGAACAGATGGTGCGCTCGATTCAGGGCGTATCGGGCAACGCGGCCGAATCGGCCGGTGTGGCGCAGGCATCGCTGCTGGCCGCCGAGAAGGGCTCGGACGCGGTACAGAACCAGATCAAGGGCATGGGCGAAATTCGCGAGCAGATTCAGGAAACCGCCAAGCGCATCAAACGCCTTGGCGAAAGCTCGCAGGAAATTGGTGAAATCGTTGAGCTGATCTCGGACATTACCGAGCAGACCAACGTACTGGCGCTGAACGCGGCGATTCAGGCGGCTGCCGCCGGTGAGGCCGGTCGTGGCTTCTCCATCGTTGCCGAAGAAGTGCAGCGGCTGGCGGAACGTTCGGCCGAAGCAACCAAGCAGATCGGTGCGATTGTGAAAACCATTCAGACCGATACCCACGATGCGGTCGCGGCCATGGAAGTCTCGACCCAGGGCGTGGTCGAAGGCGCCAAGTTGTCCGATGCGGCCGGTGCTGCGCTGACGGAGATTCGCCAGGTGACCGGCGAGCTGGCGCGACTGATCGAATCGATCGCGCATGAAACCGAAGATCAGACCGGTCTGGCTGCACGAGTGAATACCTCGATGCGTGACATCCTGAGCATTACCGAGCAGACCTCCAGCGGTACCCAGCAGTCGGCGCAGATCGTTGGCCAGCTGTCCGGGTTGGCGCAAGACCTGAAAGACTCGGTGTCGGGCTTCAAGCTCGCCTGA
- a CDS encoding Hpt domain-containing protein, translating to MSVHTEFDRGSLVWVKSEIEQTLTRAADALNQYCNEPDAALLKHAQTHLHQGFGALQMVELEGLARFCEEIEQLVAKVAAGEAGDDALQYAQAAIQDTTRFLERISAGAPNVPLYLAPRFAELAASRSGSASAAELFFPRLGELTLPAGLPARTVAASEWHDFVRQQRSRYESGLLRWIRGDAAAAPLMTRALAELASAQPAGLARVFWWSAAAVTEALPAQSDVDLKQLLMRLNLQLRRLADGSAKVAERLFRDLLYVLTATDAAGPLAQHLRQAFELDALLPGGSASADLSPESEALLRQAAALRDELGTAREIWSRTAAGQHERLPSLQTELSRLAGASVSLGIHGLPQLWDAMQSACRRYADTGVVESDALEMATALLLVDNALANYPRQASDFPEQVEAMLARLAEPGRDGDVPHLDAVSQLAQERLLRAQLAHEMRSNLRHVEDVLDGYFRAPQSRDGLLELEPVLRQTLGALAMLECDDAVRLLEACRQRIADDAQSDELPEQGGLEALAEAFSSLGFYIDALESGRADRDRLIAPSLARLCGEVQLAAAPVEEVLEAEVPLAAVVAVAPASPEVKPLPQTDDAIDAELLDVYLEEAVEVLATIAGQLERSRIAPSDRDAMTVIRRGFHTLKGSGRMVGLMHLGDVAWAIEQVMNKWLQDEVPASGALLALVADAHDAFAGWVRELGETGSAHVAADALIARAEALRLGAQLPTVSEALAIAPVAAEVAPLDGAGDEVQIGDVSVSASLFALFRDEAQRYIETLQEGQRALRHGEPLAANVELAAHTLGGIASTAGLRPMGELAYAIENALQALDLQLAFHADAVDDAIDFLGGMLDSVTALRAPADPAAPLAALTALRDAQLTVALAGPVAEMVPVADADLGDLPLLDAEGLSLPGLADDDGADLLMLDGVETADVSEVAFDALGVEPLVADAGAHEHDELFALDLDGLLDEIVVPAIDASGIADDALEPMDVPLAIEAMPALDTPSFDEITLSFDENGNALALADGGAADTVGIDLSSLDGGEPDCNDAPPLPALVTEPVSTEGVDPDALKADLPSFDEFELHFDDEDESSASFDVGTAAASADMAELPLDRLGETEPCLTADDIAPGGFADDERTEPVSAVEPELSIMLDTDEVSLDAELATAIDVELAEALYGEPLATPAKPDVANEARSPFETLLAGTAPGVPRDELEISVVDDIDEQLLPVFIEEADELLPQLVAQLRVLRDAPDDSAAAAVLKRVLHTLKGSARMSGAMHLGEAVHRMESRLLAASGTPTSPLLDELDNDYDLIVSLYDTLCGRGQPAAAQVQAQAAAVPQFLLGAAEADAKTTIRVKSELVDQLVNQAGEVAIARSRIEAEMLSLKGSLLELTENVGRLRSQLRELEIQAESQMQARSREIEDSHGNFDPLEFDRFTRLQEVTRFIAESVNDVATIQHGLLKNLDDSAGALTAQGRMTRELQQSLMRVRMVPFASVSDRLYRLVRQTGKEVGKKVNLELKGGRVEIDRGVLEKMISPFEHMLRNAIDHGLETSDTRLAAGKSEFGEVLVEVRQEGNELVLVLKDDGRGLDFERIRAKAEALGLVAANGDMSEAALAQLIFEPGFTTASNVTQLSGRGIGMDVVKNEISNLGGSIEVSSTAGLGTRFTIYLPLTLAVTQVLLVKAGERKLAIPSVMIEQVQELKQGPLADLYEAQSQSWMGASYPFAYFPRLLGDADTVPEQKRFSTVLLLRAGAARMALHVDALIKNQEVVVKAIGPQLARVPGVAGATVLGNGDIVPIMNPIALLARGVTAASGQRAVAVPEKLETAPVVMVVDDSLTVRKITSRLLAREGFQVVTAKDGVDALQQLQDVTPAVMLVDVEMPRMDGFELTRNVRNNEGTRTTPIVMITSRTADKHKNYAFELGVDVFLGKPYQEDELLGHIRRLIALATV from the coding sequence ATGAGCGTCCATACCGAATTTGACCGCGGCTCGCTAGTCTGGGTGAAGAGCGAAATCGAGCAGACGCTGACCCGCGCTGCCGATGCCCTCAACCAGTATTGCAACGAGCCCGACGCGGCACTGCTCAAGCATGCCCAAACCCATTTGCACCAGGGCTTTGGCGCCTTGCAGATGGTCGAGCTCGAAGGGCTGGCACGTTTTTGCGAAGAAATCGAACAGCTTGTCGCCAAGGTTGCCGCCGGTGAGGCCGGCGACGATGCGTTGCAGTACGCACAGGCGGCGATTCAGGATACGACCCGTTTTCTTGAGCGCATCTCCGCCGGTGCACCAAACGTACCGCTCTATCTGGCGCCGCGTTTTGCCGAGCTGGCCGCCTCCCGTTCCGGCAGCGCCAGTGCCGCCGAGCTGTTCTTTCCGCGCCTGGGCGAATTGACCCTGCCGGCTGGTTTGCCGGCGCGTACCGTCGCCGCGAGCGAGTGGCACGATTTTGTCCGCCAGCAGCGCAGCCGCTACGAGTCGGGCCTGTTGCGCTGGATTCGTGGTGATGCTGCCGCCGCGCCGCTGATGACGCGCGCGTTGGCCGAGCTGGCGTCGGCACAGCCCGCAGGACTGGCGCGCGTGTTCTGGTGGAGCGCCGCCGCGGTGACCGAAGCCTTGCCCGCGCAGAGCGACGTCGACCTCAAGCAGTTGTTGATGCGGCTGAACTTGCAGTTGCGCCGCCTTGCCGATGGCTCGGCCAAGGTGGCAGAACGGCTGTTCCGGGACCTTTTGTATGTGCTGACGGCGACCGATGCCGCCGGCCCGCTGGCGCAGCATCTGCGGCAGGCTTTCGAGCTGGATGCGCTTCTGCCCGGTGGTAGTGCCTCGGCGGATCTGTCACCCGAAAGCGAAGCGCTGCTGCGCCAGGCTGCCGCGCTACGCGATGAATTGGGTACGGCCCGCGAGATCTGGTCGCGCACTGCGGCAGGGCAGCACGAGCGCTTGCCGTCATTGCAAACCGAATTGAGCCGTCTGGCCGGTGCGAGCGTGTCCTTGGGCATTCATGGCCTGCCGCAACTGTGGGACGCGATGCAGTCGGCATGTCGCCGCTACGCCGATACCGGCGTGGTCGAAAGCGACGCACTGGAGATGGCGACGGCGCTGCTGCTGGTCGATAACGCGCTGGCCAATTATCCGCGCCAGGCGAGTGATTTCCCCGAGCAGGTCGAAGCGATGCTCGCCCGTCTGGCCGAACCCGGTCGTGATGGTGATGTGCCGCATCTGGATGCCGTCAGCCAGCTGGCGCAAGAACGCTTGCTGCGGGCGCAACTGGCACACGAAATGCGCAGCAATCTGCGCCATGTCGAAGACGTGCTTGACGGTTATTTCCGCGCGCCGCAATCGCGTGACGGCCTGCTCGAACTGGAGCCGGTCCTGCGGCAAACGCTGGGCGCGCTGGCGATGCTCGAATGCGATGACGCGGTGCGTTTGCTGGAGGCGTGCCGTCAACGCATCGCCGATGATGCGCAGAGCGACGAGCTGCCCGAGCAGGGGGGGCTTGAGGCGCTGGCCGAGGCTTTTTCCAGCCTTGGTTTCTACATCGACGCGCTTGAATCTGGCCGTGCGGATCGCGATCGCCTGATCGCGCCGTCGCTGGCGCGTTTGTGCGGTGAAGTACAGCTTGCCGCTGCGCCGGTTGAAGAGGTGCTGGAGGCCGAGGTGCCGCTGGCCGCCGTGGTTGCCGTTGCTCCCGCCTCGCCTGAGGTCAAACCGCTGCCGCAAACCGACGATGCAATCGATGCCGAGTTGCTCGATGTTTATCTGGAAGAAGCGGTCGAAGTGCTGGCGACGATCGCCGGCCAGCTCGAACGCAGCCGCATCGCACCAAGCGATCGCGATGCGATGACGGTGATTCGCCGCGGTTTTCATACGCTCAAGGGCAGCGGCCGCATGGTCGGGCTGATGCATCTGGGCGATGTGGCCTGGGCGATCGAGCAGGTAATGAACAAATGGCTGCAGGACGAAGTGCCTGCATCCGGTGCGCTGCTGGCACTGGTTGCCGATGCGCACGACGCCTTCGCCGGCTGGGTGCGCGAGCTGGGTGAAACCGGCTCGGCACACGTCGCCGCCGATGCGCTGATTGCGCGGGCTGAAGCGCTACGCCTTGGTGCGCAGCTGCCGACCGTGAGTGAAGCGCTTGCCATCGCCCCGGTTGCCGCCGAAGTGGCGCCGCTTGATGGTGCCGGCGATGAAGTGCAGATCGGCGACGTAAGCGTGTCGGCATCGTTGTTCGCGCTGTTCCGCGACGAGGCGCAGCGCTATATCGAGACCTTGCAGGAGGGGCAGCGCGCGTTGCGGCACGGCGAACCCCTGGCCGCGAATGTCGAACTGGCTGCGCACACGCTGGGCGGCATCGCCTCCACGGCCGGTCTGCGGCCGATGGGCGAGCTGGCCTATGCGATTGAAAATGCGCTGCAGGCCCTTGATCTGCAACTGGCCTTCCATGCCGACGCGGTGGATGACGCGATCGACTTTCTGGGCGGGATGCTCGATTCGGTCACCGCGCTGCGTGCGCCCGCCGATCCGGCTGCACCACTGGCTGCGCTGACGGCGTTGCGCGATGCGCAACTTACCGTGGCACTCGCCGGCCCGGTCGCCGAAATGGTGCCGGTCGCCGATGCGGATCTGGGCGACTTGCCCTTGCTCGATGCTGAAGGCCTGAGTCTGCCCGGACTGGCGGACGACGACGGCGCCGACTTGCTGATGCTCGATGGTGTCGAAACCGCCGACGTCAGCGAGGTGGCCTTCGATGCGCTCGGTGTCGAACCGCTCGTGGCCGACGCTGGCGCACACGAGCATGACGAGCTGTTTGCGCTTGATCTGGACGGCTTGCTCGACGAGATCGTCGTGCCGGCGATTGATGCATCCGGCATTGCGGATGACGCGCTCGAACCCATGGATGTGCCGCTGGCCATTGAAGCCATGCCGGCCTTGGATACGCCGTCGTTCGACGAGATCACGCTGAGCTTTGATGAGAATGGCAACGCGCTGGCACTGGCTGATGGGGGCGCCGCCGACACGGTCGGTATTGATCTGTCATCGCTGGATGGCGGCGAGCCGGATTGCAACGATGCGCCGCCCTTGCCGGCGCTCGTCACCGAGCCGGTTTCGACCGAAGGCGTCGATCCTGATGCGCTCAAGGCCGATCTGCCTTCGTTCGACGAGTTCGAGCTGCATTTTGATGACGAGGATGAGTCGTCCGCCTCGTTCGACGTCGGCACTGCCGCAGCATCGGCCGATATGGCCGAGCTGCCGCTGGATCGGCTCGGCGAAACCGAACCGTGTTTGACTGCTGACGACATTGCGCCTGGCGGGTTTGCCGATGATGAACGCACGGAGCCGGTGAGTGCTGTCGAGCCCGAGTTGTCCATCATGCTGGATACGGACGAGGTATCGCTCGATGCCGAGCTGGCCACGGCGATAGACGTCGAGCTGGCCGAGGCACTCTATGGCGAGCCGTTGGCCACGCCGGCCAAGCCTGACGTCGCCAATGAGGCCAGGTCGCCGTTTGAAACCCTGCTCGCCGGTACTGCGCCTGGCGTTCCGCGTGATGAGCTTGAAATCAGCGTTGTCGATGACATCGACGAGCAACTGCTGCCGGTCTTTATCGAAGAGGCAGACGAGCTGTTGCCGCAACTGGTGGCGCAGCTGCGGGTCTTGCGCGATGCGCCGGACGACAGCGCAGCCGCAGCGGTGCTCAAACGCGTGTTGCATACGCTCAAGGGCAGTGCACGGATGTCGGGTGCGATGCACCTGGGGGAAGCCGTGCACCGAATGGAAAGCCGGCTACTCGCAGCCAGCGGGACGCCGACGTCACCACTGCTGGATGAGCTCGATAATGATTACGATCTGATCGTCTCGCTGTATGACACGCTGTGCGGTCGCGGCCAGCCGGCCGCGGCACAGGTTCAGGCGCAAGCCGCCGCCGTGCCGCAGTTCCTGCTTGGCGCGGCCGAGGCCGATGCCAAAACGACGATCCGGGTCAAGTCCGAGCTGGTTGATCAACTGGTCAACCAGGCCGGCGAAGTCGCGATTGCCCGTTCACGGATCGAAGCCGAAATGCTCTCGCTCAAGGGCTCGCTGCTTGAGCTGACCGAGAACGTCGGCCGCTTGCGCAGCCAGCTGCGCGAGCTGGAAATCCAGGCCGAAAGCCAGATGCAGGCGCGCTCGCGCGAGATCGAAGACAGCCATGGCAACTTTGATCCGCTTGAGTTCGACCGCTTTACCCGTTTGCAGGAAGTCACCCGCTTCATCGCCGAAAGCGTCAACGACGTGGCGACGATCCAGCATGGCCTGCTGAAGAACCTCGACGATTCGGCCGGCGCGCTGACCGCGCAGGGACGGATGACGCGCGAGCTGCAGCAAAGCCTGATGCGCGTGCGCATGGTGCCGTTCGCCAGCGTTTCGGATCGCTTGTACCGGCTGGTGCGGCAGACCGGCAAAGAGGTCGGCAAGAAGGTCAACCTGGAGCTCAAGGGGGGCCGGGTCGAGATCGATCGTGGCGTGCTGGAAAAGATGATTTCGCCGTTCGAGCACATGTTGCGCAACGCGATCGACCACGGGCTTGAAACCAGCGATACGCGCCTTGCCGCCGGCAAATCCGAATTTGGCGAAGTGCTGGTTGAAGTACGTCAGGAAGGCAACGAGCTGGTGCTGGTGCTGAAGGACGATGGCCGCGGTCTGGATTTCGAACGGATACGCGCCAAGGCCGAAGCTTTGGGTCTGGTGGCGGCAAATGGCGATATGTCCGAGGCTGCGCTGGCACAGCTGATTTTTGAACCGGGCTTTACCACCGCCTCCAACGTGACCCAGTTGTCCGGTCGTGGTATCGGCATGGATGTGGTCAAGAACGAGATCAGCAATCTTGGCGGCAGCATCGAGGTCAGCAGCACGGCGGGCCTTGGTACGCGCTTCACGATTTATCTGCCGCTGACACTGGCGGTCACGCAGGTGCTGCTGGTCAAGGCCGGCGAGCGCAAGCTCGCGATTCCGTCGGTGATGATCGAGCAGGTACAGGAACTCAAGCAGGGGCCGCTGGCTGATCTGTACGAGGCACAGAGTCAGAGCTGGATGGGGGCAAGCTACCCGTTTGCCTACTTCCCGCGTTTGCTCGGCGATGCCGACACGGTGCCGGAACAGAAGCGTTTCTCGACGGTACTGCTGCTGCGTGCCGGTGCGGCGCGGATGGCGTTGCATGTCGATGCGCTGATCAAGAATCAGGAAGTCGTGGTCAAGGCGATCGGCCCGCAGCTGGCGCGGGTGCCCGGCGTGGCCGGTGCAACCGTGCTGGGTAACGGCGATATCGTGCCGATCATGAACCCGATTGCGCTGCTGGCTCGCGGCGTGACCGCGGCATCCGGTCAGCGTGCGGTGGCGGTGCCGGAGAAGCTGGAAACCGCGCCGG